ATAACCGAATGGGTAAATTCTAATGAAAAAAAATCAATTGTTGGGTATAATAACCTTAAAGGCGGAGTGCCCATGAAAAGGAGGTGTAATTAAACATGGGCATCTTCAGACGAAAAGGGTCGGAATTTTACTGGATGGATATAATCGCAAACGGTAAAAGATACAGGGAGTCCACGAAGTCCAAAAACAAAAAACAAGCCGAAGCGGTTTACGCAAACAGGTACTCTGAAATCGTAAACGGAAAAACGATTAAAAATGCCGAACCTGAGGCAAAGGAAAACAGATTCACCTTTGCGGAGCTTGCGGAAAAATATTTGGCGTGGGTTTACGGAAAACAGGTATCGTACGGCAATAAAAAATCCGCTATAAATTGCTTTTTTATGAACAGGTTTAAATATTTAGACGATATTAAAATATACGATATAGAAAAGCTGCAAAGCGAATTAATCGCAAAGGGGTATCAAAAATCCTATATAAATAAAACGTTTTCGGTATTTAAGCATATGTTTACGAAAGCGTTAGACTGGGAAATGATCGACGAAAGCGCTTTGCAAAGGGTAAGAAGGGTTAAAAACCTAACCGGCACAAATAAAATCCTAAGGTATCTGACCAAAGAAGAAATAGAAGTCTTAATCTCAAACTGTCCGCCGCATTTAAAACCGATAGTTTTAGTGGCTTTAAATACCGGTATGCGTAAATCGGAAATCCTGCACTTGACATGGGACAGGGTGGATTTAAAAAACAGATTAATTTTACTCGACAGGACAAAAAACGGCGAAAGGCGGGAAATACCGATGAATAATTTAACGGTTAAACTATTTAGCTCTTTGCCGAGGCATCTGCGCGTTCCTTACGTATTTTATAATAATAAACAAAAGCCTTACAAGAACGTTACGGAAGGGTTTCAAAGCGCGTTAAAAAAGTCCGGCATAAAGAATTTCAGGTTCCACGATTTGAGGCATACGTTTGCTTCGATACTCGTTATGGCGGGAGTCGATATTAGCTCGGTTTCGGAACTGCTCGGGCATACGAGCATTAAGATGACGCAAAGATATGCTCATCTGTCGCCTGCGCACCTGAGAAAAGCCGTAGATATTTTTGAAAATGTCACATTTTTGTCACAGTTTGAGGAAAAGGGAAAAGTTGAAGATTTATAAGTTGCTGATTTTATTTATTAAAACGGAAGGAAATTAGGCTGCCCTATTGACGTAGCTTAAATACGTAGGAATCGCTATCGCCGCCAAGATACCTATAATGGCGATGACGATTAAAAGCTCGATAAGGGTGAAACCTTTTTTGCCTTTAAGTCTGTTAATGTTCATTTTAAAACCTCCTTGTTGGTTTTTAGTTTTCTTTTAATTACATAATTACATTTAATTTGGTTTTTTTTGAATTTAAAAACCTTATTACATCCTTATTGCATCGCTTCCATATTTAAAATCAGGCTGCCTAAGCCAAGCACTAAAAGAACTTTAACCACCTCTCTTGCCGTCCCGCCCGTGAACGGCATGCGTTCACTCCCTGACTGAAAGGCGGATACCGCGGCATCCGTTATCTTTTCCAGCGCCCCCGTGTCCGCGCCTTCTAACCCGCAAAGCGAACCGAAAAGCGATACGGAAATATTGCTTAAACCGGCGTCTTTACTCGTTTCTGCCTGTTCCGCATACTTTTTAACGAAGGACGAAACCGCCTCGAAACCTGCGGATGCTTTTATATCTCCCGCAAGCTCATCCACCCCTTTCGAATTAATATAAGAGATAAGGTCTCCGCCCTCTGCTTCGCTCAGCCAGCTATAAAACCTCTTATTAAAGAAATCGCTGTAATAAAGGTTGTCCATAAACGCACCCGATTTTATAGTTTTGTTTAATAACCGGCACAATTTTATTATTACATTTATACTTGATGATAAAGCAATAATTG
This is a stretch of genomic DNA from Candidatus Acidulodesulfobacterium ferriphilum. It encodes these proteins:
- a CDS encoding site-specific integrase; translated protein: MGIFRRKGSEFYWMDIIANGKRYRESTKSKNKKQAEAVYANRYSEIVNGKTIKNAEPEAKENRFTFAELAEKYLAWVYGKQVSYGNKKSAINCFFMNRFKYLDDIKIYDIEKLQSELIAKGYQKSYINKTFSVFKHMFTKALDWEMIDESALQRVRRVKNLTGTNKILRYLTKEEIEVLISNCPPHLKPIVLVALNTGMRKSEILHLTWDRVDLKNRLILLDRTKNGERREIPMNNLTVKLFSSLPRHLRVPYVFYNNKQKPYKNVTEGFQSALKKSGIKNFRFHDLRHTFASILVMAGVDISSVSELLGHTSIKMTQRYAHLSPAHLRKAVDIFENVTFLSQFEEKGKVEDL
- a CDS encoding prepilin-type N-terminal cleavage/methylation domain-containing protein, with protein sequence MNINRLKGKKGFTLIELLIVIAIIGILAAIAIPTYLSYVNRAA